In the genome of Microcoleus vaginatus PCC 9802, the window CCTCAAAAACCGGATTTTTCCGGCGTGGCTGCGAGTGCAGCGCCCCCAAGTACAGTATTGTAGAATGCCAGCCAGACGCGCGATCGACCTCTCAATTAAACAGGAGCAAGGGTGCAATCATCCCTAGGATTGATTTTTTGCCGATCGATCTGTAAATTAAAATTAGCCTCTAAACCCACCGTCCGTTCTTGAATCTAATCAGCTTGAGAGTTGACTATTCAACGGTAAAATGGCAATCTAGGAACAACACAACTCATATTTGTGTCTTTTTTTAGCAAAGCTCTTGACGGTCGCCCTCAAACACTTACACTTTTAACACACCCTTCATTGAGGAGTATCTATGAATAGTCTATTTTCCAAGTCTACTTTTGCGTTAATAAATCTTGCAGCTTTAGCTGTTTGTTGCAGTACCATGTCAGCGAAAGCTGAAACTGGCAACTTGGCCGATGTCGCTACAACTGCAACAATAGCCGCTCAAAATATTGACCAAATTTCTGAGCCGACAGCAACTTCAGCAGTTAAACCCGACGCAGAAACAACGGCTAGTAATAAAAAAATTGATTCTATCAGTTGGAGCGAACTAGCAGAAGCGGCAGAGCCAGTCGCCTCTGAACCGGCAGCAAACTTGGAAGTATCTATTGCTGCACCCGAAAAATCGGAAGCAGCAACATCTGAAATTGCTGAGACAGAAACAGCGCAAAATACCTCCATTGCTGCTGAGACTGAAAATTCGGAAGAAACCGCTAAAATTGCTGATAATGGTGTCGAAGTGCAGTCAACAGTCGAGACTGCCAAAAAGAGCGATCGACCTACCTCAATTGTTGCCGAGAGCAATAATCTTGAAGTAACCGCAACGAAGGACGAAAAAGAAGTCCAAACAGCACAAGAATTGTTGAGCAATCCTGTCAGCACTTCCGCCTCAGCTCTGACCAACCAACCGAAAGTTGCTGAAAAACCGGCAACTGCCTCAGAAGCAACTGAAAAAGTGGCTCAAGGAACTCCAATCCGACCAGGCCGAGCAACCCGTTCTGGACCCAGCTACGTCGGCATTGGCGGCAATCTAGGTTTTGGCGGAGCTACAGCCTTAGGGGAAGGTTCATTTACGATTATTAGCAAAATCGGTTTGACGAACAATTTGTCGGTGAGACCGACTCTTTTGTTGCGGGACAAGTTAACTGTTCTAGTTCCCCTTACCTTCGATTTTGTATCTCAAAATGCCGTCGAAGTCAGCGAGGAATTTGTGATTACTGCGGCTCCTTATGCAGGTGCTGGCGTGATAGTTTCTACCGGCAAGGACGGTCATTTTGGCTTCCTGATCTCAGGGGGTGTAGATGTGCCGCTGTCGAGAAATTTTACAGCAACAGCGGGACTGAATGTTGGTTTTATCGACGGAGCTGAAGCGGGATTGTTAGTCGGTGTCGGCTATACGTTCCCGAATATTGCCAGGTAGTGTTGCTGTTTGAGCAAACGCAGGACAAATAAATATGTGCGGGGTTGGCTGTAGGAATACAGTCAACCCTTTTTGATTATGGAAAATCTGGCTATGCGATCGATGTAGGGTACGCCACAAGCAGAGAGCGCCGAGATTGATTTGTGTGAAAGATATAATGATGGTTGGATCGATCTTATATCTTGCACCATTTTCAATAAGCTTTTTATGGACGGGCAGGATGCCCATCCGACAATCAAATTCACTCTTTGTGGAACAGGCCGGAAAGCCTGTTCTTGAAAATGGTGCAAGATATGGGATCGATCGCACTTTCTCACAAACCACCCGCAAAAACCGTGACTAAAACAGAAATCTTAGCAGCACTCAAAAATCTGACAGCAGAAGAACGCCTAGAAATCATCGAAACAGCTTCGCGGATGATGCGCGAAGAAATAGAAGAAAAAGCCCAGCGCAAAGCCGAGAGAAAGCGGAGACTCAGAGCCGCAGCAGAAGCAGCAGTCAAAGATTATATGCCGGGAGGTGCTTTACATGATTTGTGGTCGCCTGAGAGCGAACCCTATTTTGACTCGGAGGAAGAATGCCTTAACGCAGGGATAAAAACTAATGCGTAGAGGTGAAATCTGGCTAGTTGCGCTTGAACCTACTGTGGGCGCCGAAATCGGCAAAACCCGTCCGGTAGTAATTGTCAGTGATGAAACGGTTGGAATTTTGCTGCTTGAAGTTATTGTTCCCATCACTGACTGGAAAGAGCGATACACCGAGAGAAATTGGATGGTTCGACTAGAACCCAGCGGCGAAAATGGCTTGACTAAAGTCTCCGCCGCCGATACTTTTCAAGTCCGTTCCGTTTCCCAACAAAGATTTGTCCGACAACTCGGAACCCTGTCCGAGACAATTATGGAAGAAATTGCAGAAGCACTGACAATTGTTCTCGATCTAGATTGAATAACTAGGCAACAGCGTACAAATAGTGTTATTTATAGATAGATTGTATGGCGCGATGGCCTAAATGATTCCTATACAACTTACACTCAAAAATTTTCTCAGCTATCGCGAAGCTGCTTTAGACTTTCGCGGCCTGCACACCGCTTGCATTTGCGGGCCTAACGGTGCTGGCAAATCCTCCCTCTTAGAAGCCATATGCTGGGCACTTTGGGGCTGTTGCCGCAGCGATACAGAAGACAATATCATCCACATTGGCGAAACAGATGTGCGCGTTGATTTCACTTTCTCCACCGGCGGCCAAATCTACCGGGTGATTCGCAACCGCCGGCGCGGACAATCGGGAAGTGTGGAATTTCAAGTCAGCTTGAATTCGGCCGTAACCGAGGAAAAACTTAATTTTCGCACGCTTACAGACAAAGGCCTGAGAACAACTCAGCAAAAAATCCTCGAACACATCAAACTAGATTACGATACTTTCATCAACTCGGCGTATTTGCGGCAGGGGCGAGCTGATGAATTTATGCTCAAAAAGCCGATCGAACGCAAACAAGTTTTAGCCAACCTGCTCAAACTCGACTCCTACGATACTTTATCCGAACAAGCCAAAGATACCTCCAAACAATTTAAAGCTCAAGTCGATCTACTCAAACAGAGTTTGCTAACCGTACAAGAGCAACTACAACAAAAAGAGACGATCGCCTCGGAACAAACTCAATTGCAGCAAGCAACCGATTTGCTTCAGCAGCAGCAGCAAGCCGACACAACCGAGTTACAGCAACTGCAACTCCAGCACCACAACCGCCAAACTTGGCAAAAACTCCTCGCCGGCCACCAGCAACAGCACTACAATATCACTCAAGAATGCCGCCGCTTGCAGCAAGAACTCAGCGCAGCCAAACAGCAGCAAAATGAGCTGCAAGCCCTCCTAGGGCAAGAAAAGGAAATAACAGCAGGCATCGCGTATTTCCACAGCTTGCAAGCCACAGAAGAAACTCTGGCGGGCAAATTTAAGGCTAACCAACAAGCCCAAAATCAGCGTCAGCAATTGCAAGAACAGCAACGGCAAGAACTGAGCTTTTTACAAAGCAAAATTCAGCAGTTGCAAGCTCAATTAGAGGTTTTAGAACAAGATGAAAAAGATGTTCTGGAAATTCTCAAACAGCAGCCGGAGGTTGATAAAGGACTCGCACAGTTGCAAGCAGTTCGATCGCGCCTCAACGAACTAGAGCAACTGCAACTGCAAGTTTCGCCGCTGTTACAACAGCAGCAGCAAAAGCAACAAAAGCTCGATCGCGCCCGCGCCGGTTTAACCGCCCGCTTAGACGAAATCAACCGACAGGTGCAAGTTCAGCAGCAGCAGCGACAGCCGCAATTACAGCAGGAAATCTCCGCCATCGCCAATCAAATTTTGCAGTTGGAAAACAAGCGAGTTTATCAGCAGCGAGTCCGCGAAAAAGGTCAAGAAAGGCACGACTTTCTAGGAAACCTGCAAGCCAAAAGCCGCGACTATCAAACCAG includes:
- a CDS encoding type II toxin-antitoxin system PemK/MazF family toxin, whose protein sequence is MRRGEIWLVALEPTVGAEIGKTRPVVIVSDETVGILLLEVIVPITDWKERYTERNWMVRLEPSGENGLTKVSAADTFQVRSVSQQRFVRQLGTLSETIMEEIAEALTIVLDLD